DNA from Elaeis guineensis isolate ETL-2024a chromosome 2, EG11, whole genome shotgun sequence:
TTTTGTGATTATTAGCTTCTTGAATTGACTTGTGTAGGGAAAGCTTAAAGATGGGACAGTTGTTGCTATAAAGGTGCTCTCCTCTGAGTCAAGACAAGGAGTACGAGAATTTTTGAATGAACTCACAGTGATCTCCAGTATAGTGCATGAAAACCTGGTTACGTTGTATGGTTGCTGTGTGGAGGGAGATCACAGAATTCTAGTCTACAATTACCTTGAGAATAATAGCCTTGCACAAACTCTTCTTGGTAATTTTTGATCCGAACTTGAGCATATATTACTTATCTTGTTATATTATTCATAATGAGTTACCTCCGTCTTTGATGCAATTTaaattgtgctttttttttttgcctactTTCAGGTGGAGGCCGCAGTGACATTCAGTTCAGCTGGAGAACACGATGTAAGATCTGTATTGGTGTCGCTCGAGGGCTTGCATTCCTTCATGAAGAAGTCCGGCCCCATATTGTGCATCGGGAtattaaagcaagtaatattcttCTTGATAAGGATCTTACACCTAAAATTTCAGATTTTGGTTTAGCAAAGCTTTTGCCAGCAAATATGACCCATGTCAGCACTAGGGTGGCAGGGACAATGTGAGTGAGCATAATTTTCATATCTGGTTATTTggcttttttttaatttatttttgttggCTATTCCTGTTTTTGTAGCTCCTTTTTTTGTGAGAAAACGCATTTATAAATCTTTCTTCCAATGTAAAATTTGTTTGGATTTAAAATGTGCAAATTAATTCTTAGTCTTAAAAATGTGTATCTCACCATGACATTATGGTCTTTATGGATATTGATGGTGCAGGCTCGTTGTTTGATTGTGTTGTATATTCATACATATGGTCTGACTGATAGaggcctgatgatgaaattaaacaTTTTTATGTTACATGACCCCAAAGTCCAGTAGATATGTTTCTCATTGCAGTTTCTTTGATGTCTGCTCTCTCCTTTCCTAACCTTCAGgttacattttttttcttttttaatagaGGGTATTTGGCACCTGAGTATGCAGTACGTGGACAATTGACAAGGAGGGCTGATATTTACAGCTTTGGTGTTCTTCTATTAGAGATAGTTAGTGGAAGATGTAACACAAACACAAGATTACCTTATGAAGATCAATTTCTCCTTGAGAGGGTAACATAAATTTGACTTGCATATGCACAGGAACTTCATTTTTCGGTTGATTTTGATCTGTCTATTGATAATCTCTATCGTAATTTAAATTCTTGATTTATGGAATCTATGTTCTCTTTGAATTATATGCATCTACTATTCTGTAGTAAAAACCAAAAAATGATGCATCACTGAACTTAATAATATCACATGTTACATTGTACAAAATGAGCTGCACTTAAAAATGCTGATAAAAGTTAAATTTTATCAGATAACTGAGATAAGTGTTCTTGTCAGGTTAGATTGTTTTTTCAAGGAGGTATTATGCCCTTCTTATGACTTCTATTCTCTGATGCAGTTTCTGTAAAAGAATTAGATTTGACCTTCCATCTGTCTTCGAAACTTTTATCCTTTATCTCCTAAACAGTTCAATCATTGTTGCTTTACTTGAATCGTAGTAAAATGACATCCTTACTGAATTTCTATTAATATGATCCTGTAAAAACATGGAACT
Protein-coding regions in this window:
- the LOC105034121 gene encoding cold-responsive protein kinase 1 isoform X4; this encodes MCLPGSSTASFNIKRLIWFNCRGMTCFFFTCKKRDTSAKQIIQKHGDIPGVENVRIYTYKELRSATEDFCLTNKIGEGGFGSVFKGKLKDGTVVAIKVLSSESRQGVREFLNELTVISSIVHENLVTLYGCCVEGDHRILVYNYLENNSLAQTLLGGGRSDIQFSWRTRCKICIGVARGLAFLHEEVRPHIVHRDIKASNILLDKDLTPKISDFGLAKLLPANMTHVSTRVAGTIGYLAPEYAVRGQLTRRADIYSFGVLLLEIVSGRCNTNTRLPYEDQFLLERMHHFSSRVYSLNLPTHLSKTNIPEVLIQRTKN
- the LOC105034121 gene encoding cold-responsive protein kinase 1 isoform X2 produces the protein MTCFFFTCKKRDTSAKQIIQKHGDIPGVENVRIYTYKELRSATEDFCLTNKIGEGGFGSVFKGKLKDGTVVAIKVLSSESRQGVREFLNELTVISSIVHENLVTLYGCCVEGDHRILVYNYLENNSLAQTLLGGGRSDIQFSWRTRCKICIGVARGLAFLHEEVRPHIVHRDIKASNILLDKDLTPKISDFGLAKLLPANMTHVSTRVAGTIGYLAPEYAVRGQLTRRADIYSFGVLLLEIVSGRCNTNTRLPYEDQFLLERTWTLYERGELVRIVDTSLNDDFDAEEACRFLRVGLVCTQDNPKLRPSMSTVVKMMTGEKKVDLEITKPGLISDFMDLKVRNHKKAGEENASLGLTPLEGSSLSSGSSTHATVSFTAITDRSGMSFNQQIKEKN
- the LOC105034121 gene encoding cold-responsive protein kinase 1 isoform X3; its protein translation is MGSVLENRGKLKDGTVVAIKVLSSESRQGVREFLNELTVISSIVHENLVTLYGCCVEGDHRILVYNYLENNSLAQTLLGGGRSDIQFSWRTRCKICIGVARGLAFLHEEVRPHIVHRDIKASNILLDKDLTPKISDFGLAKLLPANMTHVSTRVAGTIGYLAPEYAVRGQLTRRADIYSFGVLLLEIVSGRCNTNTRLPYEDQFLLERTWTLYERGELVRIVDTSLNDDFDAEEACRFLRVGLVCTQDNPKLRPSMSTVVKMMTGEKKVDLEITKPGLISDFMDLKVRNHKKAGEENASLGLTPLEGSSLSSGSSTHATVSFTAITDRSGMSFNQQIKEKN